The following are encoded in a window of Microbacterium sp. LWO13-1.2 genomic DNA:
- a CDS encoding YihY/virulence factor BrkB family protein, with protein MNTESRAPSSSSPGLIPRTTAAVVRWALARKPVRAVLLYIERHGPMLADSITYRTLFSVFAAVLLGFSIASLWLSGNEVAWNAIVNAVSSAVPGLFGEDGVIDPEELRRAPLGFSLTGIVSLIALVGAALGAIGSLRTGIRALADTLDDDVLWIWVILRNITLALGIAASFVAAAFLTFSGRLAVDWVTGVLGVPADSDLAGWGVRAVSMLVVFLLDVAMIAGVFLVLSGVRPSARALWPGALLGGAGMLVLQELSGLFVRGASANPLLASFASLLALLIWFNLTAQVTLLSCAYIITGVEEERDRVHERFGAQTFAQRGVQRAERAVGLATATLRAAQKAERAERAGMHVETGSDGERP; from the coding sequence ATGAACACCGAATCGCGCGCTCCGTCATCCTCGTCGCCCGGACTCATTCCGCGGACGACCGCCGCCGTCGTCCGCTGGGCGCTCGCACGCAAGCCGGTGCGGGCGGTGCTCCTCTACATCGAGCGGCACGGACCGATGCTCGCAGACAGCATCACGTACCGCACGCTGTTCAGTGTCTTCGCCGCGGTGCTGCTCGGCTTCTCGATCGCGTCGCTCTGGCTCTCGGGAAACGAAGTCGCGTGGAACGCGATCGTGAACGCCGTGAGCTCGGCCGTTCCCGGGCTGTTCGGCGAGGACGGGGTCATCGATCCGGAGGAGCTCCGTCGGGCGCCGCTCGGATTCTCGTTGACGGGAATCGTCTCCCTGATCGCATTGGTCGGTGCTGCTCTCGGCGCGATCGGCTCGCTCAGGACGGGGATCAGGGCGCTCGCCGACACGCTCGATGACGATGTGCTCTGGATCTGGGTGATCCTTCGCAACATCACGCTCGCTCTCGGCATCGCCGCATCCTTCGTGGCAGCTGCCTTCCTGACATTCTCCGGCCGCCTCGCTGTCGACTGGGTCACTGGAGTACTCGGAGTCCCCGCGGACTCCGACCTTGCCGGGTGGGGCGTCAGGGCGGTGTCGATGCTGGTGGTCTTCCTGCTCGACGTCGCCATGATCGCCGGTGTCTTCCTGGTGCTGTCCGGGGTTCGCCCCTCAGCACGCGCCCTCTGGCCCGGCGCTCTGCTGGGTGGGGCCGGAATGCTCGTGCTCCAGGAGCTTTCCGGCCTCTTCGTCCGTGGCGCATCAGCCAACCCGCTTCTGGCGTCGTTCGCGTCGCTGCTCGCACTGCTGATCTGGTTCAACCTCACCGCACAGGTGACGCTATTGTCCTGCGCGTACATCATCACCGGCGTCGAGGAGGAGCGCGACCGCGTTCATGAACGCTTCGGTGCGCAGACGTTCGCGCAGCGCGGGGTGCAGCGGGCCGAGCGCGCTGTCGGATTGGCCACAGCGACGTTGCGCGCGGCGCAGAAGGCCGAACGCGCCGAACGCGCAGGCATGCACGTCGAAACCGGCTCCGATGGAGAACGTCCGTGA
- a CDS encoding PHP domain-containing protein, translated as MCDHDPHGALPIDADAELHRLGFSRRDMLRTAGIALAAGALSAVVGATGTSSAAASVAMRPPVGDPQLAWLVGDHHVHTQFSHDAKYRVTQQLDAAQRYGVDWLAFTEHSNFAHAERGLPAAREQLQLERDGRGMLIFQGLEWYIPAAEHATVLVAPGAADARVLRAFELAWDGKLNGWDKPVGEAQAAEFERRAAEAIAWLGAQKRAGVIDDAVVLANHPMRLGIDSPHELRVWRDADPDIMIGMEGAPGAQGSAVGQYSGPGDQRGEYVNSPRPDSWPGYPADAYRPYGGFDWATATVGGLWDALLAEGKPYWITSNSDNHLTVKDTWVTGDYPAGEPYASLPSEFDRWAVLGKRPDPVDTGAPQGGSDFWPGQFSRLHTGVATRTYAGVLEAMRRGRMWVDHGHLLGGLDVRARADMPGKGAGRGNGAGGGWGNAAGRGVTLGGRLAARRGQDVVVTITVTTTDYVNAAGILPELAHVDLIAGPVMGAVSDADTVRAPETRVVRQFDTTGTRGTFTLTHVFERVDRPFYVRFRGSDGNRNGAGYHGAAVDPTGPIVHGDSDADPWKDTWFYANPIFVDVA; from the coding sequence ATGTGCGATCACGACCCTCACGGCGCCCTCCCGATCGACGCGGACGCCGAACTGCATCGGCTCGGATTCTCGCGTCGCGACATGCTCCGGACCGCCGGCATCGCGCTGGCCGCCGGTGCGCTGTCGGCTGTTGTCGGTGCGACGGGCACCTCGTCGGCAGCGGCCAGCGTCGCCATGCGGCCGCCTGTCGGCGATCCGCAGCTCGCCTGGTTGGTGGGTGACCACCACGTGCACACGCAGTTCAGCCACGACGCGAAGTACCGGGTCACCCAGCAGCTCGACGCCGCGCAGCGCTACGGCGTCGATTGGCTCGCGTTCACCGAGCACAGCAACTTCGCCCACGCTGAACGCGGCCTTCCCGCAGCGCGCGAGCAGCTTCAGCTGGAGCGTGACGGGCGCGGCATGCTCATCTTCCAGGGGCTGGAGTGGTACATCCCGGCGGCCGAGCACGCCACGGTGCTCGTCGCCCCCGGAGCCGCGGACGCCCGAGTACTGCGGGCATTCGAGCTGGCATGGGACGGCAAGCTCAACGGCTGGGACAAGCCAGTGGGGGAGGCGCAGGCGGCCGAGTTCGAGCGCCGGGCTGCCGAGGCGATCGCGTGGCTCGGAGCGCAGAAGCGCGCCGGAGTCATCGACGACGCGGTGGTGCTCGCCAATCACCCGATGCGGCTCGGCATCGACTCTCCGCACGAGTTGCGAGTCTGGCGCGATGCCGACCCAGACATCATGATCGGCATGGAGGGAGCCCCGGGCGCGCAGGGCTCGGCCGTCGGCCAGTATTCCGGTCCTGGCGATCAGCGCGGCGAGTACGTCAACTCCCCGCGCCCCGACAGCTGGCCAGGGTACCCTGCCGACGCCTACCGCCCGTACGGCGGATTCGACTGGGCGACTGCCACGGTCGGAGGCCTTTGGGACGCATTGTTGGCTGAAGGCAAGCCCTACTGGATCACATCGAACTCCGACAACCACCTCACCGTGAAGGACACATGGGTGACCGGCGACTACCCGGCGGGCGAGCCCTACGCGAGTCTGCCGAGCGAGTTCGACCGATGGGCCGTTCTCGGCAAGCGCCCCGACCCGGTGGACACCGGCGCTCCCCAAGGCGGAAGCGACTTCTGGCCAGGACAGTTCTCGCGCCTTCACACCGGCGTCGCGACGCGCACATACGCGGGCGTGCTCGAGGCGATGCGCCGCGGGCGCATGTGGGTCGACCACGGTCATCTGCTGGGCGGATTGGACGTGCGAGCCCGCGCCGACATGCCAGGCAAGGGTGCGGGCCGCGGCAACGGAGCAGGCGGCGGCTGGGGCAACGCGGCGGGTCGCGGCGTCACTCTCGGCGGGCGACTCGCTGCGCGACGCGGGCAGGATGTGGTGGTGACGATCACCGTGACGACGACCGACTACGTGAATGCGGCGGGGATCCTCCCCGAGCTCGCTCACGTCGACCTCATCGCCGGTCCGGTCATGGGCGCAGTCTCGGACGCCGACACGGTTCGCGCCCCCGAGACGCGCGTCGTACGGCAGTTCGACACGACGGGCACCCGCGGCACGTTCACCCTGACGCACGTCTTCGAGCGGGTCGATCGGCCGTTCTACGTCCGGTTCCGCGGAAGCGACGGCAACCGCAACGGGGCCGGATACCACGGCGCCGCCGTCGATCCCACCGGACCCATCGTCCACGGCGACAGCGACGCCGACCCGTGGAAGGACACGTGGTTCTACGCCAACCCGATCTTCGTCGACGTGGCGTGA
- a CDS encoding DUF2993 domain-containing protein — MSDDNHTLPYPDSAVEHPTLVIPGKVDAAVPAKRRRWPWVLLVLAVLLALLVVAAEFIARSVLPGIVRGMVIEQLDLPADQQLDVEAGGILLPQLIAGRLDELHLSSDRVTLEGITGAADVTATGIPLRGGDLASANGTVRIDQAELTTLLARSELPIESLALEAPNAIASGSISLFGTSIDVSLTLTPGAKDGDVTMTPVSATLGGVVLDAQQLNDRFGSLAAPFTQTQQLCIADQLPAGLTLAGLKIEGTEAVIDVDVNGAISTDPALLDPGVCP; from the coding sequence ATGAGCGATGACAATCACACTCTTCCCTACCCGGACTCGGCAGTGGAGCATCCGACGCTGGTGATCCCTGGGAAGGTGGATGCGGCGGTGCCGGCGAAGCGCCGTCGTTGGCCGTGGGTGCTCCTCGTCCTCGCCGTGCTGCTGGCGCTGCTCGTCGTGGCCGCCGAGTTCATCGCGCGCAGCGTGCTTCCCGGCATCGTCCGCGGCATGGTGATCGAGCAGCTGGACCTGCCGGCCGATCAGCAGTTGGACGTCGAGGCGGGCGGCATCCTGCTGCCTCAGCTCATCGCTGGGCGTCTCGACGAGCTCCACCTCTCGAGCGATCGCGTGACGCTGGAGGGCATCACCGGTGCGGCGGACGTCACCGCCACCGGCATCCCGCTGCGCGGTGGCGACCTCGCGTCGGCGAACGGTACCGTGCGCATCGATCAGGCCGAGCTCACGACGCTCCTGGCGCGCTCCGAACTGCCGATCGAGTCGCTGGCACTCGAAGCCCCGAATGCGATCGCCTCGGGTTCGATCAGTCTTTTCGGCACGAGCATCGACGTGTCTCTGACCCTCACTCCTGGCGCGAAGGACGGCGATGTGACGATGACCCCGGTGTCGGCGACGCTGGGTGGGGTGGTCCTCGATGCGCAGCAGCTGAACGATCGTTTCGGTTCGCTCGCCGCTCCGTTCACCCAGACTCAACAGCTGTGCATCGCCGATCAGCTGCCGGCGGGCCTCACCCTTGCAGGACTGAAGATCGAGGGGACCGAGGCCGTGATCGACGTCGATGTGAACGGCGCGATCTCGACCGATCCGGCGCTTCTGGATCCGGGCGTCTGCCCCTAG